CACTAGAGAAGCAGTACCAAGCGAAACAAGTGTTAGACGTTGATGGCGATATCGTTATGCCGGGTCTCATCAATACTCATACTCACGTATCAATGACGGTTTTCCGTTCGCTGGCCGATGATGTGCCTGATCGCCTGCACCGCTACATCTTCCCACTAGAGAAAAAGCTAGTATCGCGAGACATGGTACGCATTGGTGCGAATCTAGGTAACGTTGAAATGGTAAAAGGCGGTGTCACGACTTACGCCGACATGTACTACTTCGAAGATGAAGTAGCGAAAACTGTCGATAAGATCGGTATGCGTGCCATTCTGGGTGAAACCGTGATTAAGTTTCCAGTAGCGGATGCAGCCAACGCCGAAGAAGGCATCAAGTACGCATTGAACTTCATTGAAGAATACAAAGATCACCCGCGAATCACACCAGCGTTTGCACCGCATGCTCCTTACACCAACACCACAGAGATCCTGCAGAAAATATCTAAGCTATCTCTAGAGTTAGATGTACCAGTAATGATTCACCTTGCAGAATCACATCGTGAAGAAGAAAAAATCGCAGAGCGTTCTGATGGGTTATCCCCGGTTCAATACATGGACAGCATTGGCGCACTCAACAAAAACTTGGTGGGTGCACACATGATCCTAGTAGACGATCACGATATCGAATTAGTGAAGAAATCGGATATGGGCGTAGCTCATAATATGAGTGCTAATATCAAGTCAGCAAAAGGCGTATCACCAGCGCTTAAGATGTA
This region of Vibrio sp. BS-M-Sm-2 genomic DNA includes:
- a CDS encoding amidohydrolase — translated: MKLKRTLLASAMASLAIFPFASSAMEKADLMITDAMVLTMNQDKTVYESGTVVVKDNKIIAVGDASLEKQYQAKQVLDVDGDIVMPGLINTHTHVSMTVFRSLADDVPDRLHRYIFPLEKKLVSRDMVRIGANLGNVEMVKGGVTTYADMYYFEDEVAKTVDKIGMRAILGETVIKFPVADAANAEEGIKYALNFIEEYKDHPRITPAFAPHAPYTNTTEILQKISKLSLELDVPVMIHLAESHREEEKIAERSDGLSPVQYMDSIGALNKNLVGAHMILVDDHDIELVKKSDMGVAHNMSANIKSAKGVSPALKMYDENVRIGLGTDGPMSGNTLSTIDEFNQVAKVHKLVNKDRAAMPPIKVIDMATMGAAKALHMEDKIGSLEAGKLADIIVIDTKAPNMVPVYNPYSALVYSANSGNVRHTIVDGKIIMQDRDMLTVDEDKIRQEALDFTKVVRETVIESGEVVQ